The DNA segment atggcccataggcccatttcaaaatacatgcaacatcagtaaacatatgcaagcccatttgggtaacAGTGGTACTAGGCCAGAGACCTTTTcaaattacaataaactgggccttagccccttattcagataacagtatggcctatagacccatttcaaaatacatgcaacatcagtaaacatatgcaagcccatttagggagactactcaacccaccaaccactacactccacccgtaccagccatacactccatgtggggaatagctcaacccacccagcccaacactccacagttgcagccttgttgctcagttaacagtaaattgaggcaaagcctccagtacgtggacaagccactttcagtacttcctccgtcaatatctcAGTCCCAtacatcagataataacaacatggcatgcagtaaataacaacagtcaaacatgcatttaggtcaatttaaccctaggggtatttcggtaatttacctactaggggtaaaactgtaaattttccacttttaaaggtatttcagtaatttatctattttagagtttttcatgcatattcctacttttcacgtactaacagaatcacgtaccgagggttcttaccgaattgggcccgttggcccatcattccaattttggcccattaagcccaaaaatatcgagggcacagaaatcatgcactttacagtccaaattttgcagcttaccaaaaacattaatcgatttacctcacgagcattcgcacactcgcaaatctataaaataccggttttcggcttttcgacttttgccgatccagactaagaaagagtgtgttagttacacacctgtttgcgacgatatgctgacgagatccacacacgaaccgcctacaattggattactaacacgttaatctaactattcaaatacaaactacgtattaaccccttacaatattcggccaaccacacctacagatcatagtaagcttataagaaatcaataagcaactcattaacaaatttttgtcaatgtttaccacataatcataatttcactgcaagctgtcttcctgagcaacagccactaaatcatttataaatggagctacaaaactccaaatcaagtgccattaattttccctgaaaataaactcatatatcttctatccataaaattttcagaatttttcgtttagccaatcaataccagatttttctcaaagtttcccatgtttcactatttgactaatctgaccactcttcattacgaatcaaatttctcattgtacagaattcaaaatatgttcttgtttattccatttgaaactagactcattaagctttaattatataatttattcagcttctaattcatctcccacaatttatggtgattttccaaagtcacgttgctgctgctgtcccaagcagatttattaccaaatcactctttcacacataacttgtatgcatgttatttaaacatgtatatcaccaatcaatcatcacatatctatgattttacttaagtataatctccatttcatcattttaaagcacaacatattagccgatttttccccttagcatctaagcacatgcatgctcatttgtttggctcaacttcacatatcttccattttccatcaaaagaacatgaaacaacaaccatttccttcattttaattcatgaccaaatgctcacaacacaaccaaaaaccaaaatatacttcaagagttaaggtagaatcaagaagaactcatgaacatgaagatagaagcaaactaccatgaacttaccttcaattttcttccccaagtgaccgaacattcaagagctttctcctctcctttctcttctctaactttaggctatgatgaacaaagatggacaaaactttgttcttttcacccctttttcttttaataaaatttcatatttcatccatttaattctttaatacaaaagacatgaaatgcccatcatgggacatttacctaaaccattatcatgaaacatttacctaacccattatcatggaatatttacctaatccattatcatggaacatttacctaacccattatcaatttgtaccatgaattatggatatcaagtgctcatattctttattatttttttacgaatatatttcataataaaaagtataaaataaaaataaaaaaggttgaaaacCCACCTGGTTCTTCACAATCTACCACCGCGAGTGGCTAAGGACCGTCATCTTTGATGAAAGATGACATTTTTCGGATGAAGGGGTCTTCAAAACCCAGAAAATCGAAGGGTTCTCTAAAGATTTTTGTTATTGTgatgttttctttaaaaaaaacctagATCTGGATTTGGGGAAGTCGAAAGGCCAAgaaaaatggccattttcgctTTCCAGCCTCTGTCGCCCACGGTAGCTGACGGCCAGAGCCAAGACCGGAGAAAGGGAATGCGAAAGAGAGTCTGAAAGAGttcttagaaatttttgaaaaaaaatgaaggggggaagatcttttttttttcttctaatttttactatttatatagGGATCTATATGACGCCGTTTTGGACTTAAGCATTAGTTTccaaaacgacgctgttttgcTTAAGACCCGAAACACGACTCGATTTTAAgttaggatctgcgtgtttttccCTAGAGGGATATTTACACGGTAGGTCCTTCTGCTTTTTTgcctattttcaatttaatcccgttcctttttttctttttaattttaccctataatttttacattatttcattTCAGTCCTCAGTGAAACGGTGTGCATATGGACAAGGGGATTATTGCCTAATTGGTCCATGTCCTTCCTTTGCGCATTCGGTTTTAATCCTTTAACCCATTTTATtgcttaatttgtttattttattacgatttttactttaaattttgtttatattttgatttagtctttTACTTTCAatcttttgcattttattttcttttgtacttatttatttgttcatatatttactcatttatcttttatttttgtttattgcGTCATTTCTTCTTTACtcactactattattatttatgccTTTTATTATGAATTGCACCCTTAATTCCTTTCACGTTTTAATTTGGTCCtctattttcaacattttacaaattatttttctcaatgtttatttatgtatttatttatttattccattgtccttattatatttaaaaattggtattttctttttttatgcaCTGTTTTGTCACTATTATTGTTATCATtgttattatttatgttattatttattttatttttctttaatttttaatattggtATTAAAGTGATATGTATTATATGATTATTGCCATTATATGTACTATGAATTGCTTATTAGTACATTTATATTGTTGTCATTCATTAGcgtaaaattttattcatttatcatttttaatattagggtttagggtttaggatcatttttaatattacattaattcTTACCCAAATAcgcaaaaagaaaattttcaaaataagacaATGTTTCATATTTGGGAGattcgagaaattgtaccctaacttacggggtttcgattttcttgttgaacttaaataatcaaatacccttttaaaattaaaatatgtgagatttataaaaaaataaaaggtaaacttattctcgagaattcgagacgtcgtgtcctaacttacgggatacaACCTTTTGTTACCTCGAGATAAAAAAGCCTTTTACTTACGTTTTGATCTATTTAAGagattttactaaaaatatatacattaataTAAAGAAGGATTGTGTTTTTAActcctttcaaattttcaattttcgacactaaagacatcaagtaattaattaggtaccaattttgggcataacgagggtgctaacccttcctcatgcgtaaccgactcccgaacccgtttcctAAACTCTGTagaccaaaaatcattgttttaaatcaaacattttattaaaacgattaaattacgaggtgatccgatcacaactcaaaaaaaaagattggtggcgacttcatttttgttttttaaaataaaaagtcgacattcaaaaaatggtttcgacatatatAATTTGAGTGACTTAACACTTTGGGTTATGTTATAGTGAACTTACTCTATTTCAAGGCTGCAATTTCACATCTCACTTCTTCTAAATGTTCATTAATGGCAGTCACAGCATCTTACACTCCTCTAATGGCTTACTTGAGAGCATTTTTATACTCGGCATTTGTTTCTGGTTCTTCGGTTTTGGCAGCTTTTGTTACCTCATGGAGATGCACGCATTCATGCTCCGTTGGCCTCTTAAACAAGCAATCCTAATGGTTCACTAGACGCTCCGATGGGCCACCTGCCTTAAGCAGGATTTTACAATAAGGCATATGGATTAGACGTCGGTAGGAAAGTTGATGAAAAACAATATCTATCATACATATAACAacaaatttgagttttatttacACATATCTAACACTCATCCCCGAATCAGAATAACATAGAATGGCAAAATACATTTGCTCAATACAATAATCTTAGGAGCAATGGTAAACGAATGACTAGAGACATACCAAATACAATTTCTGCTTTTCCAGTATTTGAATATATAGCTCTAAAATTTTATTAGGACACGATCAATGAACAACTCTAGTATTATAACTATGAAGATTattaaaattgaatataaaattaACAATGATTTTAGAGGACGGATGATTGTTAATATTGATCTAAGTCATCTTTTAatctccaaaattaaaataaaagttcatACCCAATGAGTTGAATATGAGTCATGCATTTGCCAACGATTTATTTTAGTCGTGGCAGGTGTGGCCATTCAAGGGATAGGTGTCCAATATGACCGGGAGTGATATGGATTATGAGCCAATGGTGGAAGCTAATCCACTATTAGGTATAAATATTTatcgaatcaaataaaaaaattttgatttgttgagtcctattttatcatttaattaaaataaataaattaagtctaaaatgaaattttaaattttagatagagattaaattaaataatttaattaatttcaatactaTATTAATAAATCAGTTGAGAGTATcaagtaataaaaattttattgaaaaaattacaaCTTTCGGCAAGGgctaaacaagtacaatttgtcaaaaaatttaatgcattttttttaatttctacctTTGTTTCACtttaattcttaatattttttacCCGATCAATacttaaaaagataatttttggGGTGATCAAAATGAAACTGACCTAGAAGTtcaatgaccaaaatgaaagtgtaaacataATGTGCTATTAGAGATTTAATGCCTaggtgactaaaataaaagtgCCCTAAAAATTGGGTGATAAATTTGTTAGGATTTCATGTTCAGTGCCcaaaattctgctattagtcactttactttgcaaaagttgtgaatttaatccatgtacttttatttgatcatttttagacTTTAGTCATGTACTTTTCACATTTTGAAATTTCACTCATCACCAAAATAATAACCGTAAAATTCATTGCGTAaggttttattattttcaaaatttgatgctccaaatatattatcatatgtgtaatgtcatatcaacttattatttCCACATCTTACTCATTAAAAATTCAGTTAATGGATTAATGACCATCATTTgtgtcaagattgaaatttcaaaattcgataAGTATAAGGACTTAGAATGAAGTAATTAGAGAATATGAACTAAAACTACAACTGTACGTATAATACAAGATTAGTAATTGAAGTTAACCAAACGAATTTAACTATTATTGTTTGGGTTAAgactaatatttcaaattttgaaaaataaagggactaaaattgactaattcaaaaagtataggaCTAAAAGTGATCAAATAAAAGGATTAGAGCTAAATACGCTATACCAtaaaatacagggactaatagcGAAATTTAACCTATATGATAGATTATAAATCGGTGAGTTCCctttttttcatttgaaattttCTGTTTCTGATGTCCATTGGTCAAACTAGCAATTGcaagttcttttcttttcttaatcgTAAAATTGAAAAAAGGTATTGGCAGAATATTTGAGAtagggttttgaaaaaaaatccctaaaatgGACAACGGAATCGGACTGAACACCCCTAGGGGGTCAGGCACCAATGGTTACATTCAGAGCAACAAATTCTTTGTAAAGCCGAAGACGAATCGGGTAACCGATTCCACCAAGCCTTTCGAGGCAGATCAAGGCAGCGCAGGTCTCACCACCAGGAAACCTAACAAGGAAATCCTTGAGCATGATCGCAAGCGTCAGATTGAGCTCCAGctcgtgattttggaagataAACTCGCCGAACAAGGTTACACTGAATCTGAGATCGCTGATAAGCTCGTCGAAGCTAGGAAGGCTCTCGAAGATGCTCAACAAGAGAAAGACGAAGAAGAAGGAGAAGTTATACCAATCCCTACTCGCCAGCAAAAAATTAATCACACCGTACCACACTACACCTACTATCCATCCAACTTCATCTTGCTCAAGGTACATTCTCATCACTGAAGGACAcaatttcttccatgaaaaatgGTTCACTAAGCATCAAAGAAACCTTTTATAAACAATTTCCTATTCTTGCACAGtttctataaaaattttagaagcaTACATGTTCAAAGTACATTCTTATCACCCAAAGATGCAGTTCTTGTCAATCGAACACTAATATATGAATTATCAATTTACCTAAAATTGctaaaaattcttatttaaaagaaaatttttgagggatatatttagtaatttaaataaaaaatttatataattttttaagtttattgtttttaacaaataataaaatgggaggtttgacatgcaaatcctcctattttgcactcctatttatttggccactacaaattagcctatagcattttcaaacattttcacttAGATCCTATTTCAtagaaggtttttgttcattctttgttcttcatagccgaatttgagaaagagcaaataggggaggaaaaccttgagtattcggtcactaggaggaggaaaattgaaggcagttcgtgtgtggatctcgtcagcatatcgtcgcaaataggtgtgtaactaacaccctctttcttagtctagatcggtaaaagttgaaaagctgaaatgccgaaaaccggtattttgtagatttgcgagtgtgcgaatgctcgtgaggtaaatcgattaatgtttttggtaagctgcaatgtttggactgcaaagtgcatgatttctgtgccctcaatatttttgggcttaatgggccaaaattggaacgatgggccaacgggcctagttcggtaagaaccctcggtacgtaattctgttagtacgtgaaaggtaggaatatgcatgaaaaatcctaaaatagataaaatattgaaatacctttataaatggaaaatttacaattttacccctagtagataaattaccgaaatacccctacgattaaattgacctaaatgcatgtttgactgttgttatttactgcatgtcatgttgttattatctgatgcatgggactgggatattgacggaggaagtactgaatgtggcttgtccacgtactagaggctttgcctcaatttacagTTAACTGagtagcaaggctgcaactgtggagtgttgggctgggtgggttgatctattccccacatggagtatagggctggtacgggtggagtgtagtggttggtgggttgagtagtctccctaaatgggcttgcatatgttgattgatgttgcatgtattttgaaatgggcctatgggccatactgttatctaaataaggggctaaggcccagtttattgtaatctgaaaagggctctggcccagtactactgttacctgaatgggcttaggcccaatgggcttgagctgatttgggttttgaatgggttttccttacacattgagtttccaaactcaccccttctttaaccttgcaagtgagccttgatgtgggtgacttggagccggaggggattcagagtggccatggtgaatacttttgggtttgaaaaagagactggttttcttaagttatttttaattactatttaatttttaggttgtaataaggtcattttaactttattttcttctttgattttctgggattatattattttaaacaactttaaattgatggacaataattcaaatgggctagacttagggcgcgatttcaaaacgatacttgttttttttaaaataacccgacgtcacgaatattcgatttaccaaagataaccactcaaagaaatttcaacttgttataaccaagtgtggcaatggatgtagGCATGTCTAGGACtcgatccaatcgaagagcttggtacttaagtagccttcatggctcacctcctctgttatggatacctacctggtgcccagcttccattcacttggttagtttaacaaaagtcggcttttaaaacactaaaaagggaacacgggtttttgacttcaatgtggcacgtcagattcggccataacgtctgggccgagcgTAAAGGCTACGAAACTGAGACTGAagggtaaactaagccctaggaaactgagacagtagctaaactgtggttacgcgagaacaactctgaaaccttatctgttcataagatattctgtaataaacagtggaaacagtaaactaactgcataaaattcgtaatcagataaatcgatatgagtacgagagctactcggggaagaggccgtggtcgagaccgaggtagtactcaagctggatcttcgtcttctAAACACATACGTGGAAGAgaatgggccgtatgatcgggTCGCGGGGGATGACGCTCCGTCCCAGGCCATGttaagagttttggaaagggtggccggaacTAATATTGGGCCCATGAATAGAGGGTCCATTTCTGAGCGATTCTGGGCCAACGGAGCGAAAGTTTTTatgggtgtatctggagtagccccaaatgtggctgagtactggctaGAAGCCACgaagcggattatggatgacttggactgctcagtggagcaaaagttaaAAGGAGCAGTATCCTTACTACGAGACggggcgtatcagtggtggatcactgtgagagagggtaccccagctgagagggtaacttgggagttgtttAAGCAGTCTTTCAAGGCGAAGTATGTCGGAGCTAGCTATGTAGATGCGCGAAGTAAGGAATTCCTGAACCTGACCCAGGGTGGTAAGATCATTGCTAAATATGAGGCAGAGTTCTGCGATTGAGCCGGTATGCTAGTGGTATTGTCTCTACCGAATACGAGCG comes from the Gossypium hirsutum isolate 1008001.06 chromosome A06, Gossypium_hirsutum_v2.1, whole genome shotgun sequence genome and includes:
- the LOC107956862 gene encoding pre-mRNA-splicing factor CWC21-like, with amino-acid sequence MDNGIGLNTPRGSGTNGYIQSNKFFVKPKTNRVTDSTKPFEADQGSAGLTTRKPNKEILEHDRKRQIELQLVILEDKLAEQGYTESEIADKLVEARKALEDAQQEKDEEEGEVIPIPTRQQKINHTVPHYTYYPSNFILLKVHSHH